One window from the genome of Sphingomonas lacunae encodes:
- a CDS encoding regulatory protein RecX, with product MSRTERKARPLTAESLSELALAYVSRFATSRAKLTRYLTRKLAERGWEGEGPPDVERLVTSMVGYGYVNDAAFAEIKARSLTRRGYGKRRVDAAIYQAGIAEPDRIAADELVDANRIMAALRLAERRRWGPYASEIEQDPAKRQKMLAAFLRAGHDHRLSRRVLDMAPGADVSLLDEG from the coding sequence ATGTCGCGGACCGAACGCAAAGCCCGCCCTTTGACGGCTGAATCGCTCAGCGAACTGGCGCTGGCTTATGTCAGCCGTTTTGCCACCAGCCGCGCCAAGCTGACTCGCTACCTCACTCGCAAGCTTGCCGAGCGCGGCTGGGAAGGGGAGGGGCCGCCCGATGTCGAACGCCTGGTCACCAGCATGGTCGGCTACGGCTATGTCAACGACGCCGCCTTTGCCGAGATCAAGGCGCGTTCACTGACCCGACGGGGGTATGGAAAGCGGCGGGTGGATGCCGCCATTTACCAGGCTGGTATCGCGGAACCTGATCGGATCGCTGCCGATGAACTGGTCGACGCCAACCGAATCATGGCCGCCCTGCGCCTCGCTGAACGCCGCCGATGGGGTCCCTATGCGTCCGAGATTGAGCAGGACCCCGCCAAAAGGCAAAAGATGCTGGCTGCTTTCCTGCGTGCCGGTCATGATCACCGTCTCTCCCGCCGCGTCCTCGATATGGCACCAGGAGCAGATGTGTCGCTGCTCGACGAGGGGTGA
- a CDS encoding fatty acyl-AMP ligase: MTINTPATTELQPTATDDALPRRFADFTTMGEALDYAAQGERGLNFHDPRGKLARPYPYREMREDALAMAYRLIAHGIKPGDRIALVAETSPEFAALFFGTIYAGAWPVPLPLPTSFGGRGAYVDQLAVQLSSCAPNILFYPPEIAEMGADAASAQSVEGIAWDDFIARPATPVALPKAKSDDIAYLQYSSGSTRFPHGVAVTHHALLNNLAAHSHGMHVQPGDRCVSWLPWYHDMGLVGCLLSPVANQVSADYLKTEDFARRPLAWLDLISRNKGTTLSYSPTFGYEICARRVSSQTHASERFDLSRWRVAGNGADMIRPDVMQRFVDTFSEAGFSAKAFLPSYGLAEATLAVSIMPPGEGIVVELVEETELSGGDSQGDRPQRFRAIVNCGKAARDMTIEIRDEDGNILPDRQIGKVWCTGPSLMVGYFRDEEATKACMADGWLDTGDMGYLSDGYIYIVGRAKDMIIINGKNHWPQDIEWAVEQLPGFKSGDIAAFAITTSGGEETPAVLVQCRTSDTSERQRLHNEIRERVRSITGMNCIVELVPPRTLPRTSSGKLSRSKARSLYLSGEIQPYELAA; the protein is encoded by the coding sequence ATGACAATCAACACGCCGGCAACGACGGAGTTGCAACCAACAGCAACCGATGACGCGCTGCCACGCCGTTTTGCTGACTTTACCACCATGGGCGAGGCGCTGGATTATGCGGCACAGGGAGAGCGCGGCCTGAACTTCCACGATCCCCGCGGCAAGCTGGCTCGTCCCTATCCCTATCGCGAGATGCGCGAGGACGCGCTCGCCATGGCCTATCGCCTGATCGCCCATGGCATCAAGCCCGGCGACCGGATCGCGCTGGTGGCGGAAACGAGCCCGGAGTTCGCCGCACTATTTTTTGGCACCATCTATGCCGGGGCCTGGCCCGTCCCCTTGCCTTTGCCGACCAGCTTTGGCGGACGCGGCGCTTATGTCGACCAATTAGCAGTGCAGCTCTCCAGCTGCGCGCCGAACATCCTTTTCTACCCGCCGGAAATTGCCGAGATGGGCGCCGACGCCGCTTCGGCCCAATCGGTCGAAGGCATTGCCTGGGATGACTTCATCGCCCGCCCGGCGACACCGGTCGCCCTGCCAAAGGCGAAAAGCGATGACATTGCCTATTTGCAGTATAGCAGTGGATCTACCCGCTTTCCGCACGGTGTGGCCGTGACCCACCATGCGCTGTTGAACAATCTGGCAGCGCATTCGCACGGCATGCATGTGCAGCCGGGTGATCGCTGTGTTTCTTGGCTGCCCTGGTATCATGACATGGGCCTTGTCGGCTGCCTCCTCTCGCCGGTCGCCAACCAGGTGTCTGCCGACTATCTCAAGACAGAGGATTTCGCCCGTCGCCCGCTGGCCTGGCTGGACCTGATCAGTCGCAACAAGGGGACCACCCTCTCCTATTCGCCGACCTTTGGCTATGAAATCTGCGCGCGCCGCGTGTCCAGCCAGACCCATGCGTCCGAACGGTTCGATCTGTCACGCTGGCGCGTGGCGGGCAATGGCGCGGACATGATTCGCCCCGATGTGATGCAGCGTTTTGTCGACACCTTCAGTGAAGCCGGTTTCAGCGCCAAGGCGTTCCTGCCGAGCTACGGCCTTGCCGAAGCGACGCTGGCGGTTTCGATAATGCCGCCGGGTGAGGGCATCGTTGTCGAACTGGTCGAAGAAACCGAATTGTCGGGTGGCGACAGTCAGGGTGATCGGCCACAGCGGTTCCGCGCCATTGTCAATTGCGGCAAGGCCGCCCGCGACATGACCATCGAAATCCGCGACGAAGACGGCAATATCCTGCCCGATCGGCAAATCGGCAAGGTTTGGTGCACGGGTCCCAGCCTGATGGTCGGCTATTTCCGCGATGAAGAGGCTACCAAGGCATGTATGGCCGATGGCTGGCTCGACACGGGCGACATGGGATATCTGTCCGACGGCTATATTTACATCGTCGGTCGCGCCAAGGACATGATCATCATCAATGGCAAGAACCATTGGCCGCAAGACATTGAATGGGCGGTGGAACAACTGCCGGGTTTCAAGTCGGGAGACATTGCCGCCTTTGCGATAACCACAAGTGGTGGCGAAGAAACCCCTGCCGTTCTGGTCCAGTGCCGCACCAGCGACACCAGCGAGCGGCAGCGTTTGCACAATGAAATCCGCGAACGGGTGCGATCGATCACAGGGATGAACTGCATTGTCGAACTGGTCCCGCCACGGACATTGCCGCGCACCAGTTCAGGCAAGCTCAGCCGATCCAAGGCGCGCAGCCTGTATCTTTCAGGTGAAATCCAGCCCTATGAGCTGGCGGCCTGA